agaactgtcggtgctcttaacctctgagccatctctccagccccaagagccaacttttataaaaaggaaattgtAAAGAACCAGAAGAATTCTCCCAAGGACTCAAGGTTTTCAAGATAGTTAAGAGAATACCATTTTGTGtgagtggtttttattttatatacattttattgaCATATTCATCATGGATAGTGATGTATATAATTTTGATACATGTGTATTATATGCTCTGATCATGTTCATTCTCCACTCTACTTTCTCcgtttcccctccctctgttcccATTCATTTCCTCAATCTTGCTTCTACCTTCATGTCCccctcatatgtgtgtgtgtgtgtatgagatttGATATATCTCATATAATttgatatataaattatatgcttgccaaaaaaaaataagtgacacactggaagacaaatgtcacacaatttcaattttatgtgtaacgtagaaatgatgaacttatgggaacagagagcagaattgtggctattaggttTCAATGTgagtcttttaacaatggggaaacgattggtttaaggatataaaactgcagttggacaagaggaatagactctgtgaagtcctgaggtctactgaaagcatgataaattggttgataacaatatgctatattttaaaagttgtgagatagtatactttaagtgttctcaaaacaaaaatgatgaatatgtgtgatataacatgttaattggtttaaattagccatgccattgtgaacatactgtattgtgtatcataattgtgcaagactttatttatgagctaaataaatgaatggagaaaaaaagagatttgATATATCTACATAAAATCTGGGGTTTATGAATGAAAGATAGCATGTaacatttgtttttttatcaTCTGATTACTTTGCTTAATTTGATGATCCCCGGTTGCACTGAgtaactgaggctggccttgagtgtGATTCTCTTCCCAATGGCTAGTATTAAAAGTGTGAGgagttgaggctggagagatggctcagaggttaagagcactgcttgctctagcagaggtcccgagttcaatacccagcaaccacatggtggcttacaaccatctatcacgagacctggtgccctcttctggcatgtaggcagaacactgtatacataataaatacaaataaaattttaaaaaagtgtgagGCCTCACTATACCCCGCTGGAAATAACCTTAATCTGAAGAACAAAATGTCTGTTCCTAATAGGAAAATAAAGTATTCACAAATTTCAAACTATGGATGAAATATTAGAACAAAGACATAATTAGCCCTGGCCAATGAGTAAAAGGCCTTTCTAGAGTCTTAGTCTCTATAAAACCAACAGTTCTTCTGGTAGATAGTTCCAGAAGCACTGCAGACCAGCAGGCATCCCATGGTTCACAGGGCGAGCTTGGGAACAAGTTCAGGGTGGCACCACAATGCTTTCTAAGGACGCATGAGTCTATATGATCATTCTATTgatctccagccccaaaccttCCTTAAGGCTTCCTTCACATCCTTGTTTCTCAAAGAGTAGATTAAAGGATTCAACATTGGGATCACCACTGTGTAGATGACAGCAACCGTACGGTCCTGGGTCAGGGAGTAGCTGGACTTTGGACGCAGGTACATAAAAAGTGTTGTGCCAAAAAAGAAGCACACAGCAGTGAGGTGGGACGAGCAGGTGGAAAACGCCTTGAACCTGCCCTGGCTTGAGTTCATTTGTAGGACGGTGATGAGGATTAAGAAGTAGGAGATCAAGATGGTGAGAGTGCAGCTCAGAAGGTTGAAACCGGCAAAAATGAAGAGCAAAATCTCACACAGTGAAGTGTCTACACAGGACAGGGACAGGATGGGTGGTccatcacagaagaaatgagtGACCACGTGAGCACCACAGAAGTTGAGACTGAAGATACAGCTTGTATGGATGAGAGAATTAAGAAATCCTGCGCTGTAGGAGCCCACAATCAGAGAGGCACAGACGTTAGGAGACATGATGGTTGGGTAGAGCAGAGGATTACAAACAGCCACATATCGATCATAGGCCATTGCAGCAATGAGATAGCACTCACTAGTGGCGAAACCCGCGTAGAAGAACATCTGAGCCATGCAGCCAAGGTAAGAGATTACCTTTCTCTTAGCCAAGAAGTTCATCAGGGTCTGGGGGACCACCGTAGAAGAGTAGCAGAAATCCAGGAAGGAAAGGCTCTTGAGGAGGgagtacatgggtgtgtgcagAGTGACACTCACATGGATTAGCCAGAACATGATCAGGTTCCCCAACACAGTGATGGAGTACATGGCCAGGAATACCACAAAGAGTAGCCTTTGAAGCTGGGGGTCACTGGTGAGGCCCAAGAGTTCAAACTCCATCTCTTGGCTCAGGTTTGTCCTTTCCATATTTGTTCAGTGCTTTGGGGGTGTAGATAGACAGATGAACTACAGAAGTCAAGTTGAACAGACAGGCCTCACAGCACTACTTAAGGACAGCCTTCTGGAGATTAGGGTCTTCTGAAGAGATCTGGCTTTGTAGACAAGGATGCCATAGGAGAGGACCTTCTCTACTGGGTTGGTCAGTTGATTAGTAAGCTTTACAATGGGAAATGTGACAACTATATGAAATTAATCCATTTGAGAttgtagaatttttaaataatgagacATTCACTCTTTGAATCCACATTTAGTTTTCTGTCTACATGACTGTGTTCCCCTCCCAAGAAAGTCTAGAGTGCCTGATGGCAGGGAGTTCATAGGCTATGGGTAATATGTTCTGTGTAAGCACAGAGTGAGCATGGCTTCATTGCTGACCATGTATGTCACCTGTGGGATGGACTTAATGGCTCT
The Cricetulus griseus strain 17A/GY chromosome 1 unlocalized genomic scaffold, alternate assembly CriGri-PICRH-1.0 chr1_1, whole genome shotgun sequence genome window above contains:
- the LOC100752638 gene encoding olfactory receptor 5AU1, translating into MERTNLSQEMEFELLGLTSDPQLQRLLFVVFLAMYSITVLGNLIMFWLIHVSVTLHTPMYSLLKSLSFLDFCYSSTVVPQTLMNFLAKRKVISYLGCMAQMFFYAGFATSECYLIAAMAYDRYVAVCNPLLYPTIMSPNVCASLIVGSYSAGFLNSLIHTSCIFSLNFCGAHVVTHFFCDGPPILSLSCVDTSLCEILLFIFAGFNLLSCTLTILISYFLILITVLQMNSSQGRFKAFSTCSSHLTAVCFFFGTTLFMYLRPKSSYSLTQDRTVAVIYTVVIPMLNPLIYSLRNKDVKEALRKVWGWRSIE